A window from Drosophila yakuba strain Tai18E2 chromosome 3L, Prin_Dyak_Tai18E2_2.1, whole genome shotgun sequence encodes these proteins:
- the LOC6533021 gene encoding uncharacterized protein LOC6533021 — MKFFVIAFAVIAAASAASIATDYLPPVDNNLEAASDLVELPAEQGVLSDDGYRYKTVRRLKLRHRRDVNELPSGEYLPPVEESASEAVAVETPLADDGYRYKTVRRVIRRRRDVNELPSGEYLPPVEESASEAVAVETPLADDGYRYKTVRRVIRRRRDVSELSPEYLPPVEESASEAVAVETPLADDGYRYKTVRRVIRRRRDVNELSPEYLPPVEESASEAVAVETPLADDGYRYKTVRRVIRRRRDVSELSPEYLPPVEESASEAVAVETPLADDGYRYKTVRRVIRRRRDVNELSPEYLPPVEESASEAVAVETPLADDGYRYKTVRRVIRRRRDVSELPSGEYLPPVEEAASAIIDVPAEQTVLASDGYRYKTVRRLKLRRH; from the exons ATG AAATTCTTTGTTATTGCCTTTGCTGTGATCGCAGCTGCCTCGGCGGCCTCCATTGCCACGGATTACCTGCCGCCAGTGGACAACAACCTCGAAGCTGCCTCCGATCTCGTCGAGCTGCCCGCCGAGCAGGGAGTTCTCTCCGACGATGGATACCGCTACAAGACCGTGCGTCGCCTCAAGTTGCGCCACCGTCGTGATGTGAACGAGCTCCCCTCCGGTGAATACCTGCCCCCTGTTGAGGAGTCCGCCTCCGAGGCTGTTGCCGTCGAGACTCCTCTTGCTGATGATGGATACCGCTACAAGACTGTCCGCCGTGTGATCCGTCGTCGTCGTGATGTGAACGAGCTCCCCTCCGGTGAATACCTGCCCCCTGTTGAGGAATCCGCTTCCGAGGCTGTTGCTGTGGAGACTCCCCTGGCTGATGATGGCTACCGTTACAAGACTGTCCGTCGTGTGATCCGCCGTCGTCGTGATGTCTCTGAGCTTTCCCCTGAGTACCTGCCCCCCGTTGAGGAGTCCGCTTCCGAGGCTGTTGCCGTCGAGACTCCCCTGGCTGATGATGGATACCGTTACAAGACCGTCCGTCGTGTGATCCGTCGTCGTCGTGATGTGAACGAGCTGTCCCCTGAGTACCTGCCCCCTGTTGAGGAATCCGCCTCCGAAGCCGTTGCCGTTGAGACTCCCCTGGCTGATGATGGATACCGTTACAAGACCGTCCGTCGTGTGATCCGTCGTCGTCGTGATGTTTCCGAGCTGTCCCCTGAGTACCTGCCCCCTGTTGAGGAGTCCGCCTCCGAGGCTGTTGCCGTCGAGACTCCCCTGGCTGATGATGGATACCGTTACAAGACCGTCCGTCGTGTGATCCGTCGTCGTCGTGATGTGAACGAGCTGTCCCCTGAGTACCTGCCCCCTGTTGAGGAGTCCGCCTCCGAGGCTGTTGCCGTCGAGACTCCCCTGGCTGATGATGGCTACCGTTACAAGACCGTCCGTCGTGTGATCCGTCGTCGTCGTGATGTCTCTGAGCTGCCCTCCGGCGAGTACCTGCCCCCCGTGGAGGAGGCCGCCTCTGCCATCATTGATGTGCCCGCCGAGCAGACCGTCCTGGCCAGCGATGGCTACCGCTACAAGACCGTCCGCCGTCTGAAGCTCCGTCGCCACTAA
- the LOC6533022 gene encoding uncharacterized protein LOC6533022, with product MKLAKKCSTYLLICLVLLACCLQESEATRRVNRGRRTLTRRYFTGLAIPGWALIVCVALAELLVGGALYLILKKVILDKEPDQTAASYTPAQTHATATPYTPAQTHDPATATTYTPAQTHETANVTPTPTHATAIV from the exons ATGAAGTTGGCTAAGAAGTGCTCCACCTACTTGCTGATATGCCTGG TACTGCTCGCCTGCTGTCTGCAGGAATCGGAGGCCACGCGACGTGTGAACCGCGGACGACGCACCCTTACCCGCCGATACTTCA CTGGCCTGGCTATTCCCGGATGGGCTCTCATCGTGTGTGTAGCGCTGGCTGAGCTGCTGGTTGGCGGAGCCCTCTACTTAATACTGAAGAAGGTGATCCTGGACAAGGAACCAGATCAGACGGCTGCCTCCTACACGCCCGCACAGACGCATGCCACGGCCACGCCCTATACTCCTGCCCAGACCCACGATCCGGCCACGGCCACAACCTATACTCCTGCCCAGACCCATGAGACGGCCAATGtgacgcccacgcccacgcatGCCACCGCCATTGTCTAA